Within Styela clava chromosome 8, kaStyClav1.hap1.2, whole genome shotgun sequence, the genomic segment gaaaaaaaaataagtttgactgaaaattcgctcatttatatgtgtttgaagtttaactcacgacttcgtaactttcagcaataagtcattcaacagataatccaatttatgaaattatggaaattttgtcatgtggtattcaaaactccactatggacaactttcaaaatatcgctattagatctcttttcaggttacactttgacctcaataaaatagtctattatatttttgaaattgcaattacttCGCAAAATATAATCTTGTAGACGATAAGattttagttctgaacaattcatgaacaatacttttcagtatgtatactgtcaatttattatttttccatgtgtgtcatctattacgagtataaaaataattaaatgagtagtctcatattttcatgtgcaTGGTCTAATATCGTCTGTTACACGAGAAACTCATTTGTGATTAGGCAACCGAGAACACTTCAGTTCGAAAGCGCAGTCAGAGTCAGATGTCGTTACGCACGACGAAACTTGATACGAAAGTATAGTCGGGGTTTCGGGAACAAACGAACATTTTACAGGGAACTAatccgtgccaaacttggcaagaAGGTCTGTCACGATGTCTACAAAACTCACAAAAGTAATCAGGCCAAAGGAAgaggtttattttttgcaaaatcgggTTTTGGGGTCTCGGATGCGAGTACCCGTCAATCTAGTCACACTCgagtgatttcaatgtttacaggtcattgagctctgtttccgggcgaagcgttttgcagactatatttttacaaatatattcaacaggTGGGCAACGTTTTTAATGATGGACTATGATTAAATAGCCAGCTCgcggtgtcgaccatatccaatgatgttcctcattcccgcaaataggctaaataacgtagtccctcggaattgggcgacgacgattgggcaccaactccactatatttaaaacgaactgtattacttgcATGAAAttgtcataccattttttattgaaaaccgctaaaaataacgCTGTGAGTGGCTCAccatatgccacagaaaacgagtagcccaactgcagcaaaaaataacatgtgaccgaaatgcagcaaatagatgtatatatatatatatatatactacataaCAAGGCGTCATCAATTAtatttgtgaattatatatatttgtgaagtctggtcaatagttaaccagttgccCACCTGAATGAAATCCTCCAAAAGCACACAAAGTAGCCTACGCCACGATAAGTATATTATCACAAGATATTTCCAGCTCCTAAAATGACGAACTGGACAGTGCGTGAAACATGTGTATATATGCATAATACGTCGCGGTTCTCTGAAGGCATAGTGTCCGCTGTGAATTACGTCTCTCACTACttttatggtatatatatatatatataccataaaaGTAGTGAGAGACGTAATCTATTCGAATGCAGTGGTATGATATCACTGAAGCGTGATAAAGGTCTTccttttattgcaaaatttatgttttatgtctTCACCAAGGTTTTTTGTACTAAATTATTGCAACGGTGCTAGGAAGactgttattttattctttcttaTGTGTAGATTTTTAAATGATCAATTGTTAGTTTTATTCTACTGCATTCGAATAGATTCCGCAAGCTGGAAGGAAAATCACTTGGAATGATCTTTGAGAAAAACAGCACACGCACTAAAGTATCAACAGAAATTGGAACGCACTTGTTAGGAAGACATTCTTGCGTTATAACGTTATGAAGACGTTCAGGGCAGCAATAAAGCAGGGTCGGTAATTAATTAGAAGCAAGCTTTTAATTAGATTTTCTAGAGCAGGGTGATCCAAAGTTGTCCGCTTccggggccacaaaattatttttgcattcttCGGggaccacaatagtgccaagaatagataAACAGCGCAATACAGAACAAACACTTCTAGTGTGCAAACACAGTGATCAATATTTGTCATTTGactcatttatcaagctaaaacatgcgaaaatcacaaaaaaaaactaactaAAACGTGCCAAAGTCTTTCTCTATacctacatttagtgtaagattcaAAACTCTTCATAACTGGGAAAGTGCCTCCGcacatgtttttaaaaacattgctTCCTAAAATCAGTATGCCAGGAAGTTGCAATTAGTTTGGTTGTCGCACCTGTTTTCCCTCAGGTTTGCTCTCGATTTTGCTTCAAACTTGGAGTATGGTATAGTTATCCATTAATGCCGAAACCGGAAAGATATGGCAGAAATTGTCATTTAAATTTGTAACGAAATTTATATAAGCCTATCCTTTGAGAATCTCAATATTAGAATGAGTAAACattgtttgaatatgaattGTCATTTCTGTTGAAAGCTACAATTTTAGGCATTTACCACGAATGACTaacttttaattcatttgtaattGATACCTACATTTTAAGTAATTTACGTCAATGCGGTGAACTGCCCAGTAGTTCATTATTTCttcaccatacttaaaatacGCTAAACAATCTTGTAGCTTTGGCAACGTAGGCCCGGATATGAGATAGCAAAATATGTGAGTGTTATCGGAAGAAGTAAACGACTAGTTTGAAAAGAAAGGTGTGAGAAAAGTGAGTGCACACGATGCACCTACCGTTGAATGGTTACGTCCTTTATTATCGGCTTATAAAATGTAGAAATACTGTCTATattagtatttatatatatatgtatatatatacaaatataacttTCTTATTCCTTACGCAATTGGATAAAGTacagaaataatattcatatatatgagAAACTTGGTAAAAACATACTACATAGAATGTGGATTCATCGAACACTGCCTCGATGTAATACACTCAGATGTGTTACTCATATTCGAAAACAATCTACATCACCAAAAAGGTAggaaatacatatttaaatcaacccaaactacttttttttacaaataaaaaacagagTTAGTTTATTGTTTACCTTTTCATGCCCACAGTGTTGCATCTACAAATCATGCTTTCACTAGCAGACTATACTAGAGAAGATCTTCTTCATTTATTGAGCAGTGCTGCCGACCTAAAGTTAAGGATGAAGCAACTGAACGAAAGGTATTACAAATCTTTCCCAATGTCTTCCTTTGTCGTGGAAGATTGAGAAGGGTAGGAATAGGGTAGGGTTTCTGTGTTTATCCTGGGAATCGAAAAGATGATAAGACAGCttagtcatatatatatgatgaactCGCCTTTTTGAATCCCTCTCGATCATACTCTAGGTCGATTTCATTGTAGCATAtagttctagaatctagatgatGAAGGAAGCAATAACCGACCAGCTGTTACGTGATCCAGGAAAACTTTCATAAGTACACTTAAGCATCGACATCGCCTTTATAAATGTTATAAATAGCGGGGCCACAATTTATGCATGGTTTTCATAAATCTATTCAATTTGGTATACGctaaatttattcaaagtgCAATAAATCGCCATTAATAATACAATTTGTCTGTTAATTCATAAGTTACGCTTCAAAATAGTTGAGGAAACTGTTTTAAATCAGTTTGTAAGCTATGGTGTAACGATGGAGACGTACcataaatttaaatatccttCTAATGATCATTGCGCCGATAAGTTGATGTTAATGATCATTTTAGGTTAAGatcaattgtttgttttatccTACTGCATTCGAATAGATTCCGCAAGCTGGAAGGAAAATCACTTGGAATGATCTTTGAGAAAACCAGCACACGCACGAAAATATCAACAGAAATTGGAATGAATTTGTTAGGAGGACATTCTTGCGTCATACCATATGAAGACGTTCAGAGCAACGCTAATGGAGGGTCGGTAATTAATTAGAAGCAAGCTTTCGGATCTTCCGGGAACTCGTttatgaatattgataaatcaaTGAATTAAGACAATCGTTAATGTATCTGCTAACACTCTCGCTatagttcatatatatacaatggaAATGagcagtgaaaaaaaaatactttactctgtcgatatgtatatatatatatatatatatatatatatatatgtatatttaaaaagGGAAACCATAAATTTTGATTTGCGAGTGCCGCGACAGATAAAAACTGTATTTTAGACGTTGTTAAAATTTTAGACGTTAAAAATGCGAATCAATTctaattataatcgggcagtataccatatatttttatgtacgCAGATTGCAGTATTTCAgagcaataatatttttattttgttgtaagTAGGCGCAACGGCGAGttacgttgaaaataattaaattagtATGACAAATTCTTGTTAATACTCGTATCGCCATGGACTGACTATTCTGCGCAACAAACAAATCATCATCGCTGAAAAAATCGGCAATTTTAACGAAAGTCATAATCGCGAGCGAGGACTGTTTTGATCGGAATTTCCATTTCCtattttgaatatggaatataatttactgaaaatatagTGCAAGTTATCTGGCATTTTTGACAAAGTATAACTGTTAATTCTTTTGTTTTTAACGTCTTATTTGGTAGAAACGGGGTCATCAAATCAAAGAATGATAATGATTTGAGATTGTACCTGActaaatttcttcaaatattaaatatcaaatattctaCTCAACATGCGTTGGAATTTGTTAAATCTCGAGAGTCCGACAAGTTAGCTAATGTTAGACACTTCGTAATGCCTATAGGACAGTTTGTTCCACAAAGAAAATCCTCCGAATCTCTCCATacgattttattatatatttctatACACTTCACACGCAATAACACACATATCATACAAAATAACATAATGCTTCAACCAATGTTAATGAGATTTGTACATCGCAAATTGTTGCAAATTTCTTTATCGAACTGTTTGTCCTTCTAAATACTTGACGCGCTTTATTACCGTTCATAATTATTGAACTGAGAGTTAGGTACTGCATGCGAGACAAAGTTCTCTCtccatgaaatatataaatatctatCTCACATGATGAAAAACAGACATTACTCTTCGTTTCTCATATATGCTATTTGACAACAAGCCCCAGCGATTCGTCAGTCATTGTCATTATTGGAGTTGGAGCCGACAAGTTATTCGCTATAGACCTTGATGTAGAGGCGTAAGTTACTTCCTTCGCCGATGTCATCATACTCAGACGGAATAGGGGGTTCGGAGTTGTTTCCACTATGCGTTTTGGCTTTGGAGCTGGAGCCGACAAGCACATTTGCTTTTAGCTTTGATGCAGAGTCGTAGGTTACTTCGCCTATGTCATCATACTCAGGCGGGATAGGGGGTTCGGAATTGTTTCCACTATGCGTTATCGTCATTTGGTTGGAAGTTAGGTCCCAATACTCATCAGAACCTACGAGTTCGTTATCTTTTTGCCTCAGTGTTGATTTAGAACCTTGTTCTCCGATGTCATCATACATGGGAGTCAACATAGGCGAGCTCATACCGTGCCCGCCATTCATATTCACTGTTTTATGGGCCAGACCTGAACGTATTATCTGTGGCAGATATTGTTCAGAATCTAAGTTCATTCTTGGAGAAGGCAGTGTTTCTGGGTATATGTAACTCGGTTCTGCGGTGGCAACACTCGTAGTCGTAAACTCGACTGGTATGTTACCCATATGATGTCTACTGTGTGGGTGTTGTATGGGCGATAGATACTGGTATGAATCCTTGGGTAGGGGGA encodes:
- the LOC144411726 gene encoding uncharacterized protein LOC144411726, translating into MRKPRQHEFRESFPMRFHNKSITPRTLDIPSSMHFDTADPSHIPLPKDSYQYLSPIQHPHSRHHMGNIPVEFTTTSVATAEPSYIYPETLPSPRMNLDSEQYLPQIIRSGLAHKTVNMNGGHGMSSPMLTPMYDDIGEQGSKSTLRQKDNELVGSDEYWDLTSNQMTITHSGNNSEPPIPPEYDDIGEVTYDSASKLKANVLVGSSSKAKTHSGNNSEPPIPSEYDDIGEGSNLRLYIKVYSE